A genome region from Nicotiana tabacum cultivar K326 chromosome 13, ASM71507v2, whole genome shotgun sequence includes the following:
- the LOC107798148 gene encoding universal stress protein PHOS32-like isoform X1 yields the protein MGKARLVGIGMDYSATSKAALKWAIDNLIEEGDQIIIIHVASPKADPTNKQLFEDTGSPLIPLDEFREINVSKHYGLNPDKEVLNMLDTVSKVKKVTVVAKVYWGDAREKLCDAVEHLKLDTLVVGSRGLGVLKRVLLRSVSKYVVQNASCPVTVVKGSSLSCLSGICRK from the exons ATGGGAAAAGCAAGATTAGTAGGAATTGGAATGGATTATTCAGCAACAAGCAAAGCAGCATTAAAATGGGCAATTGATAATCTTATAGAAGAAGGTGATCAGATTATCATTATTCATGTTGCTTCTCCTAAAGCTGATCCTACTAATAAGCAACTCTTTGAAGACACTGGTTCCC CTTTGATACCTTTAGACGAATTTAGAGAGATTAACGTGTCTAAGCATTATGGACTAAACCCTGATAAAGAGGTTCTTAATATGCTTGACACTGTTTCCAAGGTTAAGAAG gtgACAGTGGTGGCAAAGGTGTATTGGGGAGATGCGAGGGAGAAACTTTGTGATGCTGTGGAACATCTCAAGCTTGATACTCTTGTGGTTGGAAGTAGAGGTTTAGGAGTCCTTAAAAG GGTGTTACTTCGAAGTGTGAGCAAGTACGTGGTGCAAAATGCATCTTGTCCCGTTACAGTTGTGAAGGGCAGTTCTCTCTCCTGTTTGTCCGGAATCTGTCGGAAATAA
- the LOC107798148 gene encoding universal stress protein PHOS32-like isoform X2, with translation MGKARLVGIGMDYSATSKAALKWAIDNLIEEALIPLDEFREINVSKHYGLNPDKEVLNMLDTVSKVKKVTVVAKVYWGDAREKLCDAVEHLKLDTLVVGSRGLGVLKRVLLRSVSKYVVQNASCPVTVVKGSSLSCLSGICRK, from the exons ATGGGAAAAGCAAGATTAGTAGGAATTGGAATGGATTATTCAGCAACAAGCAAAGCAGCATTAAAATGGGCAATTGATAATCTTATAGAAGAAG CTTTGATACCTTTAGACGAATTTAGAGAGATTAACGTGTCTAAGCATTATGGACTAAACCCTGATAAAGAGGTTCTTAATATGCTTGACACTGTTTCCAAGGTTAAGAAG gtgACAGTGGTGGCAAAGGTGTATTGGGGAGATGCGAGGGAGAAACTTTGTGATGCTGTGGAACATCTCAAGCTTGATACTCTTGTGGTTGGAAGTAGAGGTTTAGGAGTCCTTAAAAG GGTGTTACTTCGAAGTGTGAGCAAGTACGTGGTGCAAAATGCATCTTGTCCCGTTACAGTTGTGAAGGGCAGTTCTCTCTCCTGTTTGTCCGGAATCTGTCGGAAATAA